One Lactobacillus sp. CBA3606 DNA segment encodes these proteins:
- a CDS encoding serine hydrolase produces MENSVSATRTLNVSGLKNSNMYGASKDYVSFQNKYLALMKRKRVNSYIMAVNKGAVRVQTANGVAKKGVNWSGKTQFRVASLQKLLTIDLVLQLNNSNKLALTDTIGKLIPELKNSKISDVSVNSLLTNNKNIYASKKIVINKDYYDLLAQFKLKKNLFEQGTDSLNINYLLLAMIIQRVSGERYIDFAQKQVLLKNGMNQTSFVSTDEINAQLAIPYHRDGSSVDYNNPYDNSDFVFGLDDLCMSTTNMYVLLDKSVDKYADSKLRATFDTAYKKIYGPTSIRNGVYVASNKNQGYESYLIVQHLNNTGLVYNITSKPDSYNAKKAAESYYSNLGD; encoded by the coding sequence GTGGAAAATTCTGTTTCAGCGACTCGAACTTTGAATGTGTCAGGTTTGAAAAATTCGAATATGTATGGTGCTAGTAAAGATTACGTTTCATTTCAAAATAAATACTTAGCATTAATGAAGCGTAAACGTGTTAATTCCTATATCATGGCTGTGAATAAAGGTGCTGTTAGAGTACAAACGGCTAATGGAGTGGCAAAAAAAGGTGTGAATTGGTCAGGAAAAACGCAATTTCGGGTAGCAAGTTTACAAAAATTATTAACAATAGATTTAGTTTTACAATTGAATAATTCAAATAAATTGGCACTAACTGATACAATAGGAAAACTTATTCCAGAGCTTAAGAATTCAAAAATTTCAGATGTAAGTGTAAATAGTTTGTTAACCAATAATAAGAATATTTATGCTTCAAAAAAGATTGTTATAAATAAGGATTATTATGATTTGCTTGCCCAATTTAAATTGAAAAAAAATTTGTTTGAGCAAGGTACCGATAGCTTGAATATAAATTATCTATTACTTGCGATGATTATTCAGCGTGTCAGCGGAGAACGTTATATCGATTTTGCTCAGAAGCAAGTTTTATTAAAGAATGGTATGAATCAGACCTCATTTGTCTCAACGGATGAGATTAATGCGCAATTAGCTATTCCATATCATCGGGATGGAAGTTCTGTTGACTATAATAATCCATATGATAATAGTGATTTTGTTTTTGGATTAGATGATTTATGTATGAGTACGACAAACATGTATGTATTATTAGATAAGTCTGTGGATAAATATGCGGACTCTAAACTACGTGCTACGTTTGATACAGCATACAAAAAAATATATGGTCCAACTTCAATCAGGAATGGAGTATATGTTGCGTCCAATAAAAACCAAGGCTATGAGAGCTACTTAATTGTACAGCATTTGAATAATACTGGTCTAGTCTATAACATAACTTCTAAGCCTGATTCTTATAACGCAAAAAAGGCTGCTGAAAGTTATTATAGTAATTTAGGAGATTAA
- a CDS encoding Wzz/FepE/Etk N-terminal domain-containing protein: MELRIKLRNIIRIIIRHSILLVGVTCVAVVAGIGWTSFVEKPEYKSNVQFLQTDNDTSKISVYDQVLNLQSFKTELNTALKQKNIASVFSNSKISSMSIESSVNSPIFSLTVVTENPKFAPYAATQVAQNLINFVGKYQNNVSLAIVSKSSSDAKPVKKSLKKVIFISGAIGLVLSLLLIFLKEFYGKKMTSQYLNDVFGIEYLGSVELNSKETQQTRS, encoded by the coding sequence ATGGAATTAAGAATTAAATTACGGAATATAATACGGATTATTATCAGACATAGTATCTTACTTGTGGGGGTTACCTGTGTTGCAGTTGTAGCAGGAATTGGATGGACTTCCTTTGTTGAAAAGCCAGAATACAAGTCAAATGTACAGTTTCTACAGACGGATAATGATACATCCAAAATAAGTGTTTATGATCAGGTGCTTAATTTACAATCATTTAAAACGGAGCTAAACACTGCATTAAAGCAGAAAAACATCGCTTCAGTTTTTAGTAATTCAAAAATTAGTAGCATGTCAATTGAATCTTCAGTTAATTCACCTATATTTTCATTAACAGTTGTGACTGAAAACCCTAAATTTGCACCATATGCTGCTACTCAAGTAGCTCAAAATTTAATTAACTTTGTTGGTAAATATCAGAATAACGTGAGTTTAGCAATTGTTTCAAAAAGTTCTTCTGATGCTAAGCCAGTAAAGAAAAGTTTAAAAAAAGTCATTTTTATTTCTGGCGCAATTGGTTTAGTCCTTTCGCTATTACTGATTTTTTTAAAGGAGTTTTATGGTAAAAAAATGACCAGTCAATATTTAAATGATGTTTTTGGCATTGAATATTTAGGTAGTGTGGAGCTAAATAGTAAGGAAACTCAGCAAACAAGGAGTTAA
- a CDS encoding glycosyltransferase: MLFVTVGTHEQQFNRLVKYMDDYQKQHPDEEVVIQSGYSTYECNFAKSYDFISPQAMDEYMLKASVIITHGGPSSFLAALKHNKPVIVVPRMLKFEEHVNNHQVEFLRRLAPQYKDALFPVYEIDNLSDTIFRVINKHSAINPVKWHNTEFNNELTKIVVKMMEK; encoded by the coding sequence ATGCTTTTTGTAACAGTCGGTACGCATGAACAACAGTTCAATAGGTTAGTCAAATATATGGATGATTATCAGAAACAGCATCCGGATGAGGAGGTCGTTATTCAGTCTGGATATTCAACATATGAATGTAATTTTGCGAAATCGTATGATTTTATTAGTCCTCAAGCAATGGATGAATACATGCTGAAAGCAAGTGTCATTATTACCCATGGTGGTCCATCTAGCTTTTTAGCTGCTTTAAAACATAATAAACCAGTAATTGTTGTACCTAGAATGTTGAAATTTGAAGAACATGTTAACAATCACCAAGTAGAATTTTTACGCAGGTTGGCGCCTCAATATAAAGATGCATTATTTCCAGTGTATGAAATAGATAATTTAAGTGATACGATTTTTCGTGTTATCAATAAGCATTCTGCTATCAATCCAGTAAAGTGGCATAATACTGAGTTCAATAATGAATTAACTAAGATTGTCGTAAAGATGATGGAGAAATAG
- a CDS encoding glycosyltransferase family 2 protein, producing the protein MKTMSLIVPCYNEEPTIEIFFNTVEKVISAHPTEFAAIHHEYLFINDGSSDGTLKEFRKLQAAHPDIVHYISFSRNFGKEAGLAAGLQHAHGDYVAVMDVDLQDPPELLPEMLTTIETGDYDCVGTMREDRKGEPAIRSFFSRSFYAVINKISKVQIIPNARDYRLMTRQMVDAILELPEYNRFSKGIFNWVGFRTTYLKFENAPRSAGETHWSFWQLFNYSIEAIVDFSDVPLKIATFIGGLFAAISVVSMIVVIIRKILFGNSVGGWASMVSILLFTGGIQLFCMGIIGNYLGKVYLETKHRPQYIVQEQK; encoded by the coding sequence ATGAAAACTATGAGTTTAATTGTGCCCTGTTACAATGAAGAGCCCACAATTGAAATTTTCTTTAACACCGTTGAAAAGGTGATCAGTGCACATCCGACTGAATTTGCAGCCATTCATCATGAATATCTATTCATTAATGATGGCTCAAGCGATGGAACCCTGAAAGAATTCCGTAAACTACAGGCCGCCCATCCGGATATCGTCCACTATATTTCATTTTCACGTAATTTTGGCAAGGAAGCTGGCTTAGCGGCTGGTTTACAACATGCGCATGGGGATTACGTGGCCGTGATGGATGTCGACTTACAAGACCCTCCAGAATTACTACCAGAAATGTTAACCACGATTGAGACCGGCGATTATGATTGTGTTGGCACGATGCGGGAAGACCGCAAAGGTGAACCCGCCATCCGTTCCTTCTTCTCACGGTCATTTTACGCCGTCATTAATAAGATTTCAAAGGTTCAAATCATCCCGAATGCCCGTGACTACCGCTTAATGACTCGTCAAATGGTGGATGCTATTCTTGAATTACCAGAATATAATCGTTTTTCGAAAGGGATTTTTAATTGGGTCGGTTTTCGCACGACTTATCTCAAATTCGAGAATGCTCCCCGGTCCGCTGGTGAAACCCATTGGTCTTTCTGGCAGTTATTCAACTACTCGATTGAAGCCATTGTTGACTTTTCCGACGTTCCCTTAAAGATTGCCACATTCATCGGGGGCTTATTCGCCGCTATCTCCGTGGTTAGTATGATTGTGGTTATCATCCGCAAGATTCTCTTCGGTAACAGCGTTGGTGGCTGGGCCTCGATGGTCTCCATCCTACTCTTTACTGGTGGTATCCAACTCTTCTGTATGGGAATTATTGGGAATTACCTCGGCAAAGTCTACTTGGAAACCAAACATCGGCCGCAATATATCGTACAAGAACAAAAGTAA
- the larD gene encoding D/L-lactic acid transporter LarD produces MIHQLLAEFMGTALMIIFGVGVHCSEVLKGTKYRGSGHIFAITTWGFGITIALFIFGNVSINPAMVFAQCLLGNIPWSMFIPYSVAEVLGGVVGAVIVWIMYADHFAASAGEISPITIRNLFSTAPAVRNLPRNFFVEFFDTFIFISGILAISEVKTPGIVPIGVGLLVWAIGMGLGGPTGFAMNLARDMGPRIAHAILPIKNKADSDWQYGIIVPGIAPFVGAACAALFMHGFFGIG; encoded by the coding sequence GTGATTCATCAGCTGCTGGCAGAGTTCATGGGAACCGCCTTGATGATTATTTTTGGTGTTGGGGTCCATTGTAGTGAAGTTTTAAAGGGGACCAAGTATCGTGGTTCTGGGCATATTTTTGCGATTACCACTTGGGGTTTTGGGATTACCATTGCGCTCTTTATTTTTGGGAATGTCTCGATTAATCCGGCCATGGTTTTTGCGCAATGTCTTTTAGGGAATATCCCTTGGAGCATGTTTATTCCTTATTCCGTTGCTGAAGTGTTAGGTGGGGTTGTCGGTGCCGTGATTGTTTGGATCATGTATGCTGATCACTTTGCTGCTTCTGCCGGTGAAATTTCACCAATTACAATTCGAAACTTATTCTCAACTGCACCAGCCGTTCGGAACTTACCACGGAATTTCTTCGTTGAATTTTTTGATACTTTTATTTTTATTTCTGGGATTTTAGCTATTTCTGAAGTGAAGACACCGGGGATTGTACCAATCGGCGTGGGGTTGTTAGTTTGGGCAATCGGGATGGGCCTTGGTGGGCCAACCGGATTCGCCATGAACTTAGCCCGAGACATGGGGCCACGGATTGCACATGCTATCTTGCCAATTAAGAATAAAGCTGACAGCGACTGGCAATACGGGATTATCGTTCCTGGGATTGCCCCATTCGTTGGGGCTGCTTGTGCGGCGCTGTTTATGCATGGGTTCTTTGGAATTGGATAG
- a CDS encoding serine hydrolase, producing the protein MWLRRLRQVGVVIVSGLIGLQLGGLVATETRDVAVYFKVKSARVQVHTTLAKASAGQSQSRAVRSGQLYRGTLPVTSQHTTYRYLKTLTGQPRGWVKQADLQPVQPALVAGHLKRWGTHKRNGHLVLSQPNQQVTVTLAGPPGTIKTAVTQRVAAKKLTEPAVQVIGTTQTSVGQYYLLQINQHRYGWVAASPFDYQAAMVTPIKAKTWRQIDQLIATQSIQGTLLVAKKGQTMPTVRDYGTTDRPSATLDKPTTIYPIASLQKAMTGVMIGQLIQSHQLTLTTTLAKFYPQIPYAKQITMQQLLDHTSGITMNEVAPTRPLSEAAAVQWALKYLTSTNQHHWHYCSANYTLLAGVIRQVTKKTYAENLQQRVLKPAGMTQTAPWSQFAHQEIALPYVATARATTPARHISLPLLSSELGAGDIGTTVMDYYRFVAAFNDGTLLSPHMRTQLTRIRAKTYAAGWYYGTGGGQHASGYDNDISNFYQRTAAGGVTVVFFMNQANHQLAQQLVQRIANLIAAD; encoded by the coding sequence ATGTGGTTGCGTCGACTGAGACAAGTGGGGGTCGTCATTGTGAGTGGTTTAATCGGCCTACAATTGGGGGGCTTAGTTGCGACCGAGACCCGTGACGTAGCGGTGTACTTTAAAGTTAAGTCAGCGCGGGTTCAAGTGCATACCACGTTGGCAAAAGCGTCAGCTGGTCAGTCACAATCACGAGCGGTGCGATCGGGGCAACTATATCGGGGCACGCTCCCCGTCACCAGCCAGCACACCACTTACCGTTATTTAAAAACGTTAACCGGTCAGCCACGCGGATGGGTCAAGCAAGCAGACCTACAGCCGGTTCAACCAGCGTTAGTCGCAGGTCATTTAAAGCGCTGGGGCACGCACAAGCGTAACGGTCATTTGGTCTTAAGCCAACCAAATCAGCAGGTTACGGTTACTTTAGCTGGACCGCCGGGCACAATCAAAACTGCGGTGACACAGCGCGTAGCTGCGAAGAAGTTAACTGAGCCGGCAGTTCAGGTGATTGGCACTACGCAAACGAGTGTTGGGCAGTATTACTTATTACAAATCAATCAGCATCGGTATGGTTGGGTAGCGGCATCACCGTTCGATTATCAAGCTGCCATGGTGACGCCGATTAAGGCTAAGACTTGGCGGCAAATCGACCAGTTAATTGCGACCCAATCAATTCAAGGAACGTTGTTAGTTGCTAAAAAAGGCCAGACGATGCCGACTGTCCGAGATTATGGTACGACTGATCGGCCATCGGCAACCTTGGATAAGCCGACAACCATTTATCCGATTGCGTCGTTGCAAAAAGCAATGACCGGCGTCATGATTGGTCAGTTGATTCAAAGCCATCAGTTAACGTTGACCACGACGTTGGCAAAATTTTACCCGCAGATACCGTATGCGAAGCAGATCACGATGCAACAGTTGTTGGATCATACTTCCGGTATTACGATGAATGAGGTGGCCCCAACGCGACCTTTGTCGGAAGCAGCAGCCGTGCAATGGGCGTTGAAGTACCTAACGTCCACCAACCAGCATCATTGGCATTATTGTAGTGCCAACTATACGTTATTGGCAGGGGTCATTCGGCAAGTAACGAAAAAAACATATGCAGAAAACTTGCAGCAACGGGTCTTGAAACCAGCCGGAATGACGCAGACGGCGCCTTGGAGTCAGTTCGCACATCAAGAGATTGCGTTACCCTATGTGGCGACGGCCCGGGCCACAACGCCGGCACGGCACATTTCATTGCCGTTGTTGTCTAGTGAATTAGGGGCCGGCGATATTGGGACTACGGTGATGGATTATTACCGATTTGTGGCGGCTTTTAACGACGGGACCTTGTTATCGCCCCACATGCGTACGCAGTTGACGCGAATTCGGGCGAAAACTTACGCTGCCGGGTGGTATTACGGCACCGGTGGCGGGCAACACGCTTCAGGCTATGATAATGACATCAGTAATTTTTATCAGCGAACCGCAGCCGGTGGGGTGACGGTCGTCTTTTTCATGAATCAAGCGAACCATCAGTTGGCTCAGCAACTGGTTCAGCGAATTGCCAATTTGATTGCGGCAGATTAG
- the glf gene encoding UDP-galactopyranose mutase yields the protein MEKKYDYLIVGAGLFGAVFAHEAALKGKKVKVIDKRNHIAGNIYTKEIDGIQVHQFGAHIFHTSDKKIWDYVNQFAEFNRYTNSPVANYKGKMYNLPFNMNTFNELWGVRTPAEAKAKILDQKDAAKLEGQPKNLEEQAISLIGTDVYEKLIKGYTEKQWGQKATDLPAFIIRRLPVRYTYDNNYFNDTYQGIPIGGYTQIVEKMLDHPQIDIETGIDFFTDKDRYLANFPKIIFTGMIDQYFNYQLGELEYRSLRFETEKLDVDNYQGNAVINYTDSETPYTRIIEHKHFEFGKGDKNKTIITREYPANWKRGDEPYYPVNNSRNNTLYKRYTELAKKESNVIFGGRLGQYRYYDMHQVILAALKLSQTEL from the coding sequence TTGGAAAAAAAATATGATTATTTAATTGTTGGAGCCGGTTTATTTGGTGCTGTTTTTGCACATGAGGCCGCACTAAAAGGTAAGAAGGTTAAGGTGATTGATAAACGTAATCATATTGCCGGTAATATTTATACGAAAGAAATTGATGGTATTCAGGTTCATCAATTTGGCGCGCATATTTTTCACACTTCAGATAAAAAAATATGGGATTATGTCAACCAATTTGCGGAATTTAATCGGTACACAAATAGTCCAGTAGCTAACTATAAGGGTAAAATGTACAATTTACCTTTTAATATGAATACTTTTAATGAGTTGTGGGGAGTTAGAACACCGGCTGAGGCTAAAGCTAAGATTTTAGATCAGAAAGATGCTGCTAAACTTGAAGGACAGCCTAAAAATCTTGAAGAACAGGCGATTTCTCTAATCGGTACTGATGTTTATGAAAAACTGATTAAGGGCTATACTGAGAAACAATGGGGACAGAAAGCTACTGATTTACCAGCTTTCATTATTCGTCGCTTACCAGTACGTTACACATATGATAATAATTATTTCAATGACACTTATCAAGGAATTCCAATTGGTGGATACACCCAAATTGTTGAAAAAATGTTAGATCATCCACAAATAGATATTGAAACTGGTATCGACTTCTTTACTGATAAGGACAGGTATTTGGCGAACTTTCCTAAGATTATCTTTACTGGGATGATTGATCAATATTTTAATTATCAATTAGGTGAATTAGAATATCGATCACTACGATTTGAAACTGAAAAGTTAGATGTCGATAATTATCAAGGAAATGCGGTCATTAATTATACTGATTCTGAAACGCCGTATACTCGGATTATTGAACATAAGCATTTTGAATTTGGTAAAGGTGATAAAAATAAGACTATTATTACCCGCGAGTATCCAGCAAACTGGAAACGTGGGGACGAGCCATATTATCCAGTAAATAATAGCCGAAATAATACACTTTATAAGCGATATACTGAGTTGGCTAAAAAGGAAAGTAATGTTATTTTTGGTGGACGCTTGGGGCAATACCGATATTATGATATGCATCAGGTAATCTTAGCCGCTTTGAAGTTGTCTCAAACAGAACTATAA
- the pssD gene encoding PssD/Cps14F family polysaccharide biosynthesis glycosyltransferase, producing MQKNKICLVGSSGGHLTHLYKLKSTWENYDRFWVTFDKEDANDLLSNERVYHCYFPTNRNIHNLIRNTFLAIKLLWKERPKVIISSGAAVAVPFCYFGKLMGAKIIYIEVFDRIDRPTITGKLVYPISDEFIVQWDEMKKIYPKAKNLGSIY from the coding sequence ATGCAAAAAAATAAAATATGTTTAGTCGGATCTAGTGGTGGTCATCTAACGCATTTGTATAAACTGAAATCAACGTGGGAAAATTATGATCGTTTTTGGGTAACTTTTGATAAAGAAGATGCAAATGATTTGTTATCAAATGAGCGAGTCTATCATTGTTATTTTCCAACTAATCGAAATATTCATAATTTAATTAGAAATACATTTCTTGCTATTAAATTACTCTGGAAAGAACGACCAAAGGTAATTATTTCTTCAGGTGCTGCGGTTGCGGTGCCGTTTTGTTATTTTGGTAAGTTGATGGGAGCTAAGATTATTTACATTGAAGTATTTGATCGTATCGATCGCCCCACTATTACAGGTAAATTAGTTTATCCAATATCTGATGAGTTTATCGTTCAATGGGATGAAATGAAGAAAATATATCCCAAGGCAAAAAATTTAGGGAGTATCTATTAA
- a CDS encoding YihY/virulence factor BrkB family protein: MSLKTRYPKTAKWIEIIVRRYNQANVSNNAIILAYYALMSIAPIILIVGNIVARFDLKTGQILAYAKEFIPSNIYSIFKPILVSFLSSSGSGSLSIGIVVTIWSASQIIAAVRRSLNEAYGVKDTQGAIVTRLMAFLLTLGLLVLIVGLAIFFTLSQVIMDAILQLTNTSEAFIPGWWTSLLANKNLITFVGMFVLALLLYYFVPNAVVKLRYVWIGSLVTTVGWIVISQGFRLYVELFAQRVTSYQTIGSLIVLMFWLNFSGMLLMFGGVVNATVQEWFEQTIQPKSPRMMKRIWRRLGRVRKSNKG; the protein is encoded by the coding sequence ATGAGCCTTAAAACACGCTACCCCAAAACTGCTAAATGGATTGAAATAATTGTGAGAAGATATAATCAAGCTAATGTAAGTAACAATGCCATTATTTTAGCCTATTATGCCTTAATGTCAATTGCACCGATTATTTTGATTGTTGGTAATATCGTGGCCCGGTTTGATTTAAAAACCGGCCAGATTTTAGCTTACGCTAAAGAGTTTATTCCAAGTAACATTTATTCAATCTTTAAACCAATTTTAGTTTCTTTCCTATCTTCTAGTGGGAGTGGTAGTTTGTCGATTGGGATTGTGGTGACCATCTGGTCGGCATCACAAATTATCGCAGCTGTCCGGCGCAGCTTGAATGAAGCGTATGGCGTTAAGGATACACAGGGAGCCATTGTGACGCGACTGATGGCGTTCTTACTGACCTTGGGTCTATTAGTGCTCATCGTTGGACTGGCAATCTTCTTTACGCTCAGTCAGGTGATTATGGATGCTATCTTGCAACTGACGAATACATCTGAAGCCTTTATTCCGGGGTGGTGGACAAGCTTGCTAGCCAATAAAAACTTAATTACCTTTGTGGGGATGTTTGTATTGGCGTTATTGCTATATTATTTTGTCCCGAATGCTGTCGTGAAGCTCCGCTATGTGTGGATTGGCTCGTTAGTCACAACGGTTGGCTGGATTGTGATCTCACAAGGATTCCGATTGTATGTCGAGCTCTTTGCACAACGGGTGACATCATATCAGACGATTGGTAGTCTGATTGTCTTAATGTTTTGGTTGAACTTCTCTGGGATGTTGCTGATGTTTGGTGGGGTCGTAAATGCTACCGTTCAGGAATGGTTTGAACAGACGATTCAGCCAAAGTCACCACGGATGATGAAACGCATTTGGCGGCGACTAGGGCGGGTCCGTAAGTCAAATAAGGGCTAA
- a CDS encoding serine hydrolase, with amino-acid sequence MKRWRLTLEIVVGSVVVVSLMGLAFHGIRTTRVNSATASKPLVKKTAMADTASTRQLTQAQAMTKITALVKRRRIMGTLLVTNNGPTGVQIKSFGAANVAPLEPNTANEAYPLASLQKAVTGAMIQQLINEKRLSMSTPLSTYLPQVPYAKQITIRELLDHTSGIRMKETTPSKLLPTETAQLNYTLTHLISTNHHTYAYSNANFTVLAGVIRQVTGRSYQANLQAKVLKPLGMRHTYAYNEVPANVVNPVGYRRTNLGLQRVFLSKPLQSSELGCGSLYASVGDYYRFMQALLSGRLVGQMGLNMLTANQHLTYAAGVYYLGQDKVRIGGSDNGFHTYYMGTTDGRVGVVLFDNQGNFKRDNAVGYEIQAILERAERFKR; translated from the coding sequence ATGAAGCGATGGCGGTTGACCTTGGAAATAGTAGTCGGTAGCGTAGTCGTGGTTAGTCTGATGGGACTGGCATTTCATGGTATTCGGACGACGCGGGTTAATTCGGCAACGGCGTCTAAACCATTGGTCAAAAAGACCGCGATGGCTGATACGGCATCAACGCGGCAATTGACGCAAGCCCAGGCGATGACTAAGATTACGGCCCTGGTTAAGCGGCGGCGAATTATGGGAACGTTACTAGTGACGAACAATGGACCGACCGGTGTTCAGATTAAGTCATTTGGCGCGGCCAACGTAGCGCCACTTGAACCGAATACCGCGAATGAGGCCTATCCGCTGGCATCATTACAAAAAGCCGTGACGGGGGCCATGATTCAACAGCTAATCAATGAAAAACGATTGTCAATGAGCACCCCACTAAGTACGTATTTGCCGCAAGTGCCCTATGCAAAGCAGATTACGATCCGTGAGTTATTAGATCACACGTCTGGTATTCGGATGAAGGAGACCACCCCATCAAAGCTGCTGCCAACGGAAACCGCGCAACTTAATTATACGTTGACACATTTAATATCAACGAATCATCATACTTATGCGTATTCTAATGCGAATTTTACGGTGTTAGCTGGGGTCATTCGCCAAGTAACCGGTCGCTCCTATCAAGCTAATTTACAAGCCAAGGTGTTAAAGCCACTGGGAATGCGGCATACGTACGCTTATAATGAGGTTCCAGCTAATGTCGTCAATCCAGTCGGCTATCGGCGGACCAATCTGGGGTTGCAACGGGTATTTTTGTCGAAACCGTTACAGTCTAGTGAGCTAGGATGTGGGAGCTTATATGCGAGTGTGGGCGATTATTATCGGTTTATGCAGGCGTTACTATCCGGTCGATTAGTTGGTCAGATGGGCCTTAACATGTTGACGGCGAATCAGCATTTGACCTACGCAGCGGGGGTTTATTATTTGGGTCAAGACAAGGTCCGCATTGGTGGGAGCGACAATGGCTTTCACACGTATTATATGGGGACGACGGATGGCCGTGTGGGCGTTGTCTTATTCGATAATCAAGGGAATTTTAAACGAGATAACGCCGTTGGTTATGAGATTCAAGCAATTTTAGAACGGGCTGAACGGTTTAAACGTTAG
- the wecB gene encoding non-hydrolyzing UDP-N-acetylglucosamine 2-epimerase — translation MTKKIKVMTIFGTRPEAIKMAPIVLQLQQSAQFTPITVVTAQHREMLDQVLTIFKIKPDYDLNIMRPNQTLAGITSRVLTKLDAVLATAKPDIILVHGDTTTTFAASVSAFYHQIPVGHVEAGLRTWDKYSPYPEEMNRQLTDVLADMYFAPTTLSRANLLKENHPAAQITITGNTAIDALKQTVSADYQHAALDLIQPGHRMILLTMHRRENQGAPMEAVFAAIKRVVLSHPDVEVVYPVHLSPVVQAIAQRVLGQTDRIHLIEPLDVVDFHNMAARSYFIMTDSGGVQEEAPSLNKPVLVLRTTTERPEGVDAGTLKLVGTDGARVEAAMTQLLDDQDEYDRMAAAKNPYGDGHAATYILKAIVEHFN, via the coding sequence ATGACTAAAAAAATTAAAGTAATGACTATTTTTGGGACCCGGCCGGAAGCCATTAAAATGGCCCCAATCGTGCTACAGTTGCAGCAATCGGCGCAATTTACGCCCATTACGGTAGTGACTGCGCAACATCGTGAAATGCTGGATCAAGTGTTGACCATTTTTAAGATTAAACCGGATTATGATTTAAATATTATGCGGCCCAATCAAACTTTGGCCGGGATTACGAGTCGGGTGTTAACGAAATTAGATGCAGTATTAGCAACTGCCAAACCGGATATTATTTTAGTTCACGGTGATACGACCACCACCTTTGCCGCCAGTGTTAGTGCTTTTTATCATCAAATTCCAGTGGGACACGTGGAAGCGGGCCTACGAACATGGGATAAGTATTCACCTTATCCGGAAGAGATGAATCGCCAGCTAACGGATGTGTTGGCTGATATGTATTTTGCGCCAACTACGCTGAGCCGCGCCAATTTGCTCAAAGAAAATCATCCAGCAGCGCAGATTACGATTACTGGGAATACGGCAATCGATGCGCTAAAGCAAACGGTCAGTGCGGACTATCAGCATGCGGCGTTGGACTTGATTCAACCGGGGCACCGCATGATCTTGTTAACCATGCATCGACGTGAGAATCAAGGTGCTCCGATGGAAGCGGTCTTTGCGGCCATTAAGCGGGTCGTCTTGAGCCATCCCGATGTGGAAGTCGTGTATCCAGTCCATTTAAGTCCAGTTGTACAAGCGATTGCGCAGCGGGTACTAGGTCAAACTGACCGGATTCACTTGATTGAGCCGCTAGATGTCGTTGATTTTCATAATATGGCGGCTCGGAGTTACTTTATCATGACGGACTCTGGTGGTGTACAGGAAGAAGCCCCGTCACTCAATAAACCTGTTTTGGTTTTACGGACAACGACTGAGCGCCCAGAAGGGGTTGACGCGGGTACTTTGAAGTTAGTGGGGACGGATGGTGCCCGGGTTGAAGCCGCCATGACGCAGTTGTTAGATGATCAGGACGAGTATGATCGGATGGCAGCGGCCAAGAACCCCTATGGTGACGGCCATGCAGCGACCTATATCTTAAAGGCAATTGTCGAACATTTTAACTAA